GCATGATCTTCGTAATTAGCAACTACCGTATTTCCTATTTTAATGATTTCATCACCTGGTTTTAAGCCAGCTTTATCTGCTGGATAATCTTTATAAGGTTCGATAACTAGAAGTTTATCTTTTAGCGTTTTTATACGTGCACCAATACCTGTATAATCGCCGGTATTATTAATTCTAGCAGCTTCAACATCCTGTTCGTTCATAAAGTTCGTGTACGGATCTAAATCGGCTAACATGCTTTTAATAGCCGTGTCCATAAGCGCTCCAGGATTGGTTTCATCCACATAATTCATGTTGAGTTCTTTGAATAAAGTGGTGAAAATTTCTATTTGTTTCGCTATTTCAAAAAAATCATTTTTAAAGGCCGATGTCGTTAAAAATACAACACCAACTACAACTGGAATTATAACTTTTTTACTAAAGATTTTTTTCATGTAAACTATTATTTTTCAGAAATATGACTTCTAAATTTTTCAAATAGAAGCTGCATGCGTTTTTCTATATAATCAAATTTTGGTTTGTCTTTACCAATGTACAAAATCATAAACGCATAGGGCTGACTTAAATTGTTAAAATAAGTGGCTTTGTTAAGGCGATAAGCTTCTCTCATCAAACGTTTTATACGATTTCTATCTACAGCCAATTTAAAATGACGTTTGCTTACCGATATACCAGTCTGTGCCAAGGTGTTTTCTTCGAATTGGCATGGCATAAATACCAAGCGTAAGGGATAGGCCGAAACCGACTTTCCTTCAGCAAATAATTGCTCGATGCGTTTTTTGCTTTTAAGTTTTTCTTTTTTACTAAACGTGAAGCTCAATGGGTGTGTTTTAAAGCTTCAAAGGTAATGAAATAAAAAAGTAGGTTTTTAATTATCTAGGTTAGGTAATTAAAAATTTAGGCCTAATAGACAAAATGGTTGGTCTTTTAACACCTATTCTTGTACGTCTATTTTTGCTTTTAAAAACTCATTAATAAATTTGATTTTTCTTTGTTTGGTTAATCCGTTATGATTTCTGAGTTTGTTTTTTAAATCAGAAAAATGCCCATCAATCATATTGGTTGTATTAGGAATATTTAAATCGTAATTATCATACCATGTAAAT
This genomic interval from Tamlana carrageenivorans contains the following:
- the rnpA gene encoding ribonuclease P protein component gives rise to the protein MSFTFSKKEKLKSKKRIEQLFAEGKSVSAYPLRLVFMPCQFEENTLAQTGISVSKRHFKLAVDRNRIKRLMREAYRLNKATYFNNLSQPYAFMILYIGKDKPKFDYIEKRMQLLFEKFRSHISEK